A genomic region of Ignavibacteria bacterium contains the following coding sequences:
- a CDS encoding TonB-dependent receptor, translating into MTILFLFNNLAFAQGNSIFVSGRILNAENSEPIANAAIEIVDQKVFATSKNDGTFRIGPIQSNNFRIKITHVAFQEKLIDFKSSKEDEIKLVVYLFPKTINLSPIVILDKKSTEVIDELQQYSTKLSGKELHQKLGQTIASTLKNETGLAVRSMGPAPSRPVFRGLGQDRVLITEDGMKSIDLSATSPDHAVTVEPFTSERIEVLRGPKVLSQTSTTIGGIVNIIKEEIPEQIHNQPHFLLGSYFESVNEGLLGAIKSEVPLKPFQIKFEAAQRTTSDLSTPLGILKNSASKNFSGSAGISYIEDFGFVGSGFKVYNLNYGIPGGFIGAHPFGVNIDIKKRELVFKSKINLNGLNDEVSIDFRNDYYRHREFEHSGLIGSEFRIITNSGRIVFSHLNGDVLKELETGFSFELRDFDIGGYVFTPPTKSYNLSSFIYSDFHLGRFNVDAALRISYDVVDPKIKKVSKKIGEIKKREFYNVAASISFIYKLSDIVFIGSNFSRSTRVPTIEELFSEGPHLAAYSYEVGNPYLNSERGWGFEFFVYHKFEKLNFNLNAFYNYLNSYIIPRNTGLINYQTFLPIYATSGVNAAIYGVEGSVKLNLVDRIFLQSSFSQTIGEFRDTRKPLPKIPPVKGLNQLSYETEKLTAGISNEWALSQNKVDEFEEPTAGYFVTNLFVQKIYQINKIVLNLSVNLENIFNQDYRNHLSRIKSIYPEPGRNLRIILKMYL; encoded by the coding sequence GTGACGATTCTCTTCTTATTTAATAACTTAGCTTTTGCTCAAGGCAATTCAATTTTTGTATCTGGAAGGATTCTAAATGCTGAAAATTCAGAGCCAATCGCTAATGCTGCAATTGAAATAGTTGATCAAAAAGTTTTCGCTACATCAAAAAATGATGGTACTTTTAGAATTGGTCCTATTCAATCAAATAATTTCAGAATTAAAATTACTCATGTCGCATTTCAGGAGAAGTTGATAGATTTTAAATCGTCTAAAGAAGATGAGATAAAACTTGTAGTTTATTTGTTCCCCAAAACTATCAATTTATCACCAATTGTAATACTTGATAAAAAGTCAACTGAGGTGATTGATGAATTACAACAATACAGCACAAAACTCTCAGGTAAAGAATTACATCAAAAGCTTGGTCAGACAATTGCATCAACACTAAAAAATGAAACTGGACTTGCTGTTCGTTCAATGGGACCAGCTCCATCAAGACCAGTTTTCAGAGGATTGGGCCAGGATCGAGTATTAATTACTGAAGATGGAATGAAATCAATAGATTTATCTGCCACTTCACCAGATCATGCAGTTACAGTTGAACCTTTCACATCTGAGCGTATTGAAGTTTTAAGAGGACCGAAAGTTTTAAGTCAAACTTCAACTACAATTGGTGGAATTGTAAATATCATTAAAGAAGAAATTCCCGAACAAATTCATAATCAGCCTCACTTTCTTTTGGGAAGTTATTTCGAATCCGTAAATGAAGGATTGCTTGGTGCGATTAAAAGCGAAGTCCCGCTGAAACCTTTTCAAATTAAATTTGAGGCTGCACAAAGAACGACATCTGACTTATCTACACCATTGGGAATTTTGAAAAACTCAGCTTCAAAAAATTTTTCGGGATCAGCAGGGATTAGTTATATAGAAGATTTTGGTTTTGTTGGCTCAGGTTTTAAAGTTTATAACCTTAACTATGGAATTCCTGGTGGCTTTATAGGTGCCCATCCTTTTGGTGTTAATATCGATATCAAAAAAAGAGAATTGGTATTTAAATCAAAAATTAACTTAAATGGTTTGAATGATGAAGTTTCAATCGATTTTAGAAATGATTATTACAGACATAGAGAATTTGAACATAGTGGATTAATTGGAAGTGAGTTTAGAATAATTACAAATTCAGGTAGAATAGTTTTTTCTCATTTGAATGGTGATGTACTAAAAGAACTTGAAACCGGATTTTCTTTTGAGCTGCGTGACTTTGACATAGGTGGTTATGTTTTCACTCCTCCAACTAAATCATATAATCTTTCATCGTTTATCTATTCTGATTTTCATTTAGGAAGATTTAATGTTGATGCTGCTTTGAGAATCAGTTACGATGTTGTTGACCCAAAGATCAAAAAGGTAAGCAAGAAAATTGGTGAAATTAAAAAGAGAGAATTTTATAATGTTGCGGCTTCTATTTCATTCATTTATAAGTTATCAGATATAGTTTTTATTGGTAGTAATTTCAGTCGTTCAACTCGGGTACCTACAATTGAAGAACTATTTTCTGAAGGACCACATCTTGCTGCATATTCTTACGAAGTTGGCAATCCTTACTTAAATTCTGAAAGAGGCTGGGGATTTGAATTTTTTGTTTACCATAAATTTGAAAAGTTAAATTTTAATCTTAATGCATTCTATAATTATCTGAATTCTTATATCATACCAAGAAATACTGGTTTAATAAACTATCAAACTTTTTTACCCATTTACGCAACAAGCGGGGTAAATGCAGCAATTTACGGCGTTGAAGGTTCAGTGAAATTAAATCTTGTGGATAGAATATTTTTACAATCATCTTTCAGCCAAACAATTGGTGAATTTAGAGATACCAGAAAACCACTTCCAAAAATTCCACCTGTGAAAGGATTAAATCAATTGTCGTATGAAACAGAAAAGCTTACCGCTGGTATCTCAAACGAATGGGCACTAAGTCAAAATAAAGTTGATGAATTTGAAGAACCGACTGCTGGATATTTTGTTACAAATTTATTTGTTCAAAAAATTTATCAGATAAATAAAATAGTTTTGAATTTAAGTGTAAATCTTGAAAATATCTTTAATCAGGATTATCGAAATCATCTTTCAAGAATAAAATCAATTTATCCTGAACCAGGGAGAAATTTGAGAATTATTTTGAAAATGTACTTATGA
- a CDS encoding diaminopimelate epimerase: protein MKIKFEKYSGAGNDFVVIYNSDFEPKPELIQKICDRHFGIGADGVLIIERSDKADFQVSYFNSDGSGDALCVNGARCAVMFAFQNKLCGQKCSFEFIKKIFHANVLDDFNVQLFIDYSPIIELNKEINFLDKRLITHFVDIGSRHLVINWNDFKDSYSSFLNEKDFENFDINYYGRLLRNHREFYPEGLNVNFIRQLENNKIRVRTYERGVEFETLACGSGSIASSIIAYITLKLNPPIKVITTSQKVFEIKFKELNGVINDISITGHAQKIFEGEIEL, encoded by the coding sequence ATGAAAATTAAATTTGAAAAATACTCAGGAGCTGGAAACGATTTTGTAGTTATTTATAATTCGGATTTTGAACCGAAGCCAGAATTGATACAAAAGATTTGCGATCGACATTTCGGAATTGGTGCAGATGGAGTTTTGATAATTGAAAGGTCTGACAAAGCAGATTTTCAAGTAAGTTATTTTAACTCCGATGGGTCGGGTGATGCTCTTTGTGTCAATGGTGCGAGATGTGCAGTAATGTTCGCATTTCAAAATAAATTATGTGGTCAGAAATGCTCGTTTGAATTCATTAAAAAAATTTTTCATGCGAATGTTCTGGATGATTTCAATGTCCAACTTTTTATTGATTATTCTCCGATCATTGAACTAAATAAAGAAATTAATTTTCTTGATAAGAGATTGATCACTCATTTTGTTGATATTGGTTCACGACATCTGGTTATTAATTGGAATGATTTCAAAGATAGTTACTCTTCTTTCCTTAATGAAAAAGATTTCGAAAATTTTGATATAAATTATTATGGTCGGTTATTGAGAAATCATCGAGAGTTCTATCCCGAAGGTTTAAATGTCAATTTCATTCGACAACTTGAAAACAATAAAATTCGTGTTCGAACTTACGAGAGAGGAGTTGAGTTTGAAACATTAGCCTGTGGAAGCGGAAGCATTGCCTCTTCAATTATAGCTTACATTACATTGAAACTTAATCCTCCAATCAAAGTGATAACCACCAGTCAAAAAGTTTTTGAGATTAAATTTAAGGAATTAAATGGAGTGATTAACGATATTTCAATAACAGGGCACGCACAAAAAATTTTTGAAGGTGAGATTGAATTATAA
- the rsmH gene encoding 16S rRNA (cytosine(1402)-N(4))-methyltransferase RsmH, which produces MQTNEFHKPVLLDTVLDFLITDINGIYFDGTLGGGGYSEAILNKLSREGRLIATDLDDAAINFCKKKFESENRITIVKENFKNIKQILEDLKIEKINGAVLDLGISSYQIDTASEGFSYRFETDFDLRFDKSKGTPAYEIINDLEAKEIADILRTYGEEKFAFKIAREIENYTKKKKIRTTKEIVEIVSKVTPRHKLNDTLSRIFQAFRIYVNDELENLKEFLNDVVELVKSGGRIVIVSYHSLEDRIVKEFFNQNSQECSCPPEYDRCICGKKLRLKKLTKKIITPSDEEIKLNPRSRSAKLRAAEVL; this is translated from the coding sequence ATGCAAACAAATGAATTTCACAAGCCTGTTCTTTTAGATACTGTTCTGGATTTTTTGATAACTGACATTAATGGAATTTATTTTGATGGAACTTTAGGTGGCGGCGGTTATTCAGAAGCAATTTTGAATAAGTTGTCAAGGGAAGGGAGATTAATTGCAACAGATCTGGATGACGCCGCCATTAATTTTTGTAAAAAGAAATTTGAAAGTGAAAACAGGATTACAATTGTGAAAGAAAACTTCAAAAACATAAAACAGATTCTGGAAGATTTAAAAATCGAAAAGATTAATGGTGCTGTGTTGGATCTAGGAATTTCTTCTTATCAAATAGACACAGCTTCTGAAGGATTTTCTTATCGTTTCGAAACTGATTTTGATTTAAGATTTGATAAATCAAAAGGAACGCCTGCCTATGAAATTATCAACGACCTTGAGGCAAAAGAAATCGCTGACATTTTGAGAACTTATGGTGAAGAAAAATTTGCATTCAAAATTGCAAGAGAAATAGAAAACTACACGAAAAAAAAGAAAATAAGAACGACCAAAGAAATTGTTGAAATTGTTTCTAAGGTTACTCCGAGACATAAATTAAACGATACACTCTCACGCATCTTTCAAGCGTTTAGAATTTATGTTAATGATGAACTTGAAAACCTGAAAGAATTTTTGAATGATGTTGTTGAGCTTGTGAAATCGGGTGGAAGGATAGTAATAGTTTCTTATCATTCATTGGAAGATAGAATCGTAAAAGAGTTTTTCAACCAGAATTCCCAGGAGTGCTCCTGTCCGCCAGAATATGACAGGTGTATTTGTGGTAAAAAGCTGAGATTAAAGAAACTTACAAAAAAAATTATCACTCCATCCGATGAAGAAATAAAGTTAAATCCACGATCAAGAAGTGCAAAGCTAAGAGCAGCAGAGGTTTTATAA
- a CDS encoding UDP-N-acetylmuramoyl-L-alanyl-D-glutamate--2,6-diaminopimelate ligase, which yields MKLENLIEGLQVIQLAGEVERKDIGLVCYDSRKVVKNAIFVAIKGFNFDGHNFIMEAIAKGATAIVLEDDSKISNDYLIHQNVTKILVKDSRKALAHLSKNFFKDPSSKIKVIGVTGTNGKTSVTHFIKSILEASGKKVGLIGTIANYIGDEIIPSEKTTPESFELNQLLDQMAVEGCEFCVMEVSSHSLELSRVYGIDFKAGVFTNLTQDHLDFHHTMENYFQAKKKLFDSLSEDSIAISNFDDKYGEKILADTKAKIISYGSSERCDYRYRNVSFSFEEISFELLTKNEKTVINSNITGTFNVYNLLAAISVCMELGVSIDVIKSAVKGLKQVPGRFELVGNYPVKVIVDYAHTPDALENVLKTIRELLKSNNSNSKVITVFGAGGDRDKTKRPKMGKVVETLSDLAIITSDNPRFENPQQIFDDILSGIDKVEKVLVIEDREEAIRKAIEIANNGDIVLVAGKGHETYQVIKDQKVPFDDRLVAKKYLMERFRK from the coding sequence ATGAAGTTAGAAAATTTAATTGAAGGATTACAGGTTATTCAATTAGCTGGTGAAGTTGAAAGAAAAGACATTGGATTGGTTTGTTATGACTCAAGAAAAGTAGTGAAAAATGCAATCTTTGTTGCAATCAAAGGATTTAATTTTGATGGTCATAATTTTATAATGGAAGCTATTGCAAAAGGGGCAACAGCTATAGTTCTTGAAGATGATTCTAAAATTTCAAACGATTATTTAATTCATCAAAATGTAACTAAGATTTTAGTTAAAGACTCCCGGAAGGCACTTGCACATCTTTCAAAAAATTTCTTTAAAGATCCATCAAGCAAAATTAAGGTTATTGGTGTAACTGGAACAAATGGTAAAACATCGGTCACCCATTTTATTAAATCAATTTTAGAAGCATCAGGAAAAAAGGTTGGCTTGATTGGAACTATTGCAAATTATATAGGCGACGAAATTATTCCTTCTGAAAAAACAACACCTGAATCATTCGAATTAAATCAATTACTTGATCAAATGGCAGTCGAAGGTTGTGAATTTTGTGTGATGGAAGTTTCGTCTCATTCTCTTGAACTTTCAAGAGTGTATGGAATTGATTTTAAAGCAGGTGTATTTACCAATCTAACTCAAGATCATCTCGATTTTCATCATACGATGGAAAATTATTTTCAAGCAAAAAAGAAATTATTTGATTCTTTGAGTGAAGATTCAATTGCCATATCAAATTTTGATGACAAATATGGTGAAAAGATTTTAGCAGATACAAAAGCAAAAATCATTTCTTATGGTTCAAGTGAAAGGTGTGATTATCGATATCGAAATGTTTCATTTTCATTTGAAGAAATTAGTTTCGAGCTCCTCACTAAAAATGAAAAAACAGTCATTAATTCGAATATAACTGGAACATTTAATGTTTATAATTTGCTTGCAGCGATAAGTGTTTGTATGGAATTGGGTGTTTCGATTGATGTTATTAAGTCAGCCGTTAAAGGATTAAAACAAGTTCCTGGAAGATTTGAGCTTGTTGGAAATTATCCTGTAAAAGTAATCGTAGATTATGCTCACACACCTGATGCACTTGAGAATGTTTTGAAAACAATCCGAGAACTATTGAAATCAAATAATTCGAATTCCAAAGTAATAACAGTTTTTGGTGCAGGTGGCGATCGAGATAAAACCAAAAGACCTAAAATGGGGAAAGTAGTTGAGACATTAAGCGATTTAGCAATTATCACAAGTGACAATCCAAGATTTGAAAATCCGCAACAAATCTTTGACGACATTTTATCTGGAATAGATAAGGTTGAAAAAGTTTTAGTAATTGAAGACCGAGAAGAAGCAATCCGTAAAGCAATTGAGATCGCAAATAATGGAGACATAGTCTTAGTTGCAGGTAAAGGTCACGAAACATATCAGGTTATCAAAGATCAAAAAGTTCCTTTTGATGATAGACTTGTTGCTAAAAAGTATTTAATGGAAAGATTTAGAAAATGA
- the katG gene encoding catalase/peroxidase HPI, translating into MTDKKSNGKPSMGARINEWWPHRLNLKILRQNCPNQNPYGPDFDYAKEFESLDLAQVKEDLKKLMTTSQDWWPADFGHYGPLFIRLAWHSAGSYRVFDGRGGARTGEIRFAPRINWPDNISLDKAIRLLWPIKQKYGKKLSWGDLIILSGNVALEAMGMKTFGFAGGREDIWEADESTDWGPELKMLTDEGRFKEGDLEKPYAATEMGLIYVNPAGPGGNPDPVALAKQIRLSFERMGMNDEETVALIAGGHAFGKAHGASPESYVGPEPDAAPIEEQGLGWKSSYKTGKGPDTFTSGFELAWSQTPTKFGISFLKNLFEYEYELMKSPAGKWQWVAKDAPEIIPDAHDPNKKHKPMMLTSDLSLRYDPIYEKISRRFLENPEEFEKAFAKAWFKLVHRDLGPRHLYLGPEVPEEVFPWMDPLPERDYELIDENDVNQLKAKILSSGLSISELVYTAWSSASTYRDSDRRGGANGARIRLAPQKDWEVNHPDELKKVLSVYEKIQNEFNSNQKNGKKVSLADLIVLGGCAAVEAAAKNAGFDVKVPFVPGRVDAGEEHTDVSLYSFMEPFADGFRNYIKDPSKYYAEYLLVDKAHLLKLTVPEMTVLVGGLRVLGANYQHSNFGVFTEKTETLTNDFFINLLDMNYEWKPVDENNYLFNGYDRKTGELKWKATRVDLIFGHHLELRAVCEVYAAEDGKEKFVRDFIAAWNKVMMLDRFDLKK; encoded by the coding sequence ATGACCGATAAAAAATCAAATGGTAAACCTTCAATGGGCGCAAGAATTAACGAGTGGTGGCCCCATAGATTAAATCTTAAAATATTAAGACAAAATTGCCCAAATCAAAATCCGTATGGACCAGATTTCGATTACGCAAAAGAATTTGAGAGTTTAGATTTAGCTCAGGTTAAAGAAGATTTAAAGAAATTAATGACAACATCACAGGATTGGTGGCCCGCAGATTTTGGTCACTATGGTCCGCTCTTTATTCGATTAGCCTGGCATAGTGCAGGAAGCTACAGAGTTTTTGACGGAAGAGGTGGTGCAAGAACTGGAGAAATTCGATTTGCTCCGAGAATTAACTGGCCCGATAATATCAGTCTTGATAAAGCCATTAGACTTCTCTGGCCCATCAAACAAAAATACGGCAAAAAACTTTCCTGGGGTGATTTAATTATTCTTTCAGGAAATGTCGCTCTCGAGGCAATGGGAATGAAGACTTTTGGTTTTGCAGGCGGCCGTGAAGATATCTGGGAAGCTGATGAAAGCACCGATTGGGGACCTGAATTAAAAATGTTAACCGATGAAGGAAGATTTAAAGAAGGTGACCTTGAAAAACCTTACGCTGCAACTGAGATGGGTTTAATTTATGTTAATCCAGCTGGTCCAGGAGGAAATCCAGATCCAGTTGCACTGGCAAAACAAATCCGACTTTCTTTTGAAAGAATGGGAATGAATGATGAAGAAACAGTTGCCTTAATTGCTGGAGGACATGCTTTCGGTAAAGCTCACGGCGCAAGTCCAGAAAGTTATGTCGGTCCAGAACCTGACGCAGCTCCAATTGAAGAACAGGGACTTGGTTGGAAAAGTAGTTACAAGACAGGAAAAGGTCCAGATACATTTACTTCTGGTTTTGAATTAGCCTGGTCACAAACTCCGACAAAATTCGGTATTAGTTTCTTAAAGAATCTTTTTGAATACGAATACGAATTAATGAAGAGCCCGGCTGGCAAATGGCAATGGGTTGCGAAAGACGCTCCTGAAATTATTCCTGATGCTCATGACCCTAATAAAAAACATAAACCAATGATGTTGACCTCAGACCTTTCGTTAAGATATGATCCAATTTATGAAAAGATTTCGAGAAGATTTTTAGAGAATCCAGAAGAATTTGAAAAAGCTTTTGCGAAAGCCTGGTTCAAACTTGTTCATCGTGATTTAGGTCCCCGTCATTTATATCTTGGTCCCGAAGTTCCTGAAGAGGTATTTCCATGGATGGATCCTCTACCGGAAAGAGATTATGAATTAATTGATGAAAACGATGTGAACCAATTAAAAGCAAAAATTCTTTCTTCAGGATTAAGTATCAGCGAGCTTGTTTACACTGCATGGTCTTCGGCTTCAACATATCGAGATTCTGATCGAAGAGGTGGTGCAAATGGCGCAAGAATAAGATTAGCTCCGCAAAAAGATTGGGAAGTAAATCATCCTGACGAATTGAAAAAAGTTCTTTCTGTTTATGAAAAGATCCAAAATGAATTTAATTCAAATCAAAAAAATGGAAAGAAAGTCTCGCTTGCTGATTTGATAGTTTTGGGCGGTTGTGCAGCTGTTGAAGCTGCAGCCAAAAATGCTGGTTTTGATGTAAAGGTTCCGTTTGTTCCAGGAAGAGTTGATGCAGGTGAAGAGCACACCGATGTATCACTTTATTCTTTTATGGAACCATTTGCCGATGGATTTAGAAATTATATTAAAGATCCATCAAAATATTATGCTGAGTATTTGCTTGTTGATAAAGCTCATTTATTAAAATTAACCGTTCCTGAGATGACAGTTCTTGTTGGCGGACTTCGAGTTCTTGGTGCAAATTATCAGCATTCTAATTTTGGTGTATTTACAGAGAAAACTGAAACTCTTACTAACGATTTCTTCATTAACTTGCTTGATATGAATTATGAGTGGAAACCTGTTGATGAAAATAATTATCTATTTAATGGTTATGATAGAAAGACAGGTGAATTGAAATGGAAAGCAACAAGAGTTGATTTGATTTTTGGTCATCATCTGGAATTGCGTGCAGTTTGTGAAGTTTATGCAGCAGAAGATGGTAAAGAAAAATTTGTTCGCGATTTTATTGCAGCCTGGAATAAAGTGATGATGTTAGATAGATTTGACTTGAAGAAATAA
- a CDS encoding rubrerythrin, which produces MKNKIIALLTKAYWKELETVQNYLANSVNLDGVRAEEIKKALAADVTEELTHAQTLAKRIKELGGKVPGSFEFKPEQKGLQPPADSTDVVAVIKGVIEAEDDAINTYNELIKLCDGNDYVTQDLAITLLADEESHRSTFVGYLKEYTK; this is translated from the coding sequence ATGAAAAATAAAATTATTGCACTCTTAACAAAAGCTTACTGGAAAGAACTTGAAACAGTTCAAAACTACTTAGCCAACTCTGTTAATCTCGACGGGGTTCGTGCCGAAGAAATCAAAAAGGCACTCGCTGCAGACGTAACAGAAGAATTAACACATGCTCAGACTCTTGCAAAAAGAATTAAAGAATTAGGCGGAAAAGTTCCTGGTTCATTCGAATTCAAACCAGAACAAAAAGGACTTCAACCTCCGGCAGATTCGACAGATGTAGTTGCCGTAATTAAAGGCGTGATTGAAGCCGAAGATGACGCAATCAATACCTATAATGAATTGATCAAATTATGTGATGGTAATGACTATGTAACTCAAGATCTCGCAATTACACTTTTAGCCGATGAAGAATCTCATCGCTCAACTTTTGTTGGTTATCTAAAAGAATATACAAAGTAA
- a CDS encoding division/cell wall cluster transcriptional repressor MraZ — protein sequence MAELSKGFTGSFRYSVDAKNRISIPAKLRREISVESDKRFIILSDTDDRCIKLYPQSVFKNIIDAISKANPFDPLNAYARRRLLSSVYEEEMDGQYRIKLPAELLKKTNINGECLVVGVGDYIELWNPDEFQKYLEESAKQFQGDFGGLLASVMNANK from the coding sequence TTGGCTGAGTTATCAAAAGGATTCACTGGAAGTTTTCGTTATTCTGTTGATGCAAAAAACAGAATAAGCATCCCAGCAAAATTGAGAAGGGAAATTTCCGTTGAGTCTGACAAAAGATTTATAATTCTATCTGACACAGATGACCGTTGTATCAAACTTTATCCTCAAAGTGTTTTCAAGAACATTATTGATGCAATAAGTAAAGCAAATCCATTTGATCCATTAAACGCTTATGCAAGAAGGAGACTGCTTTCAAGTGTTTATGAAGAAGAGATGGATGGTCAGTATAGAATAAAACTTCCAGCTGAGCTGCTCAAGAAAACAAACATTAATGGTGAATGTTTGGTTGTTGGTGTTGGTGATTACATCGAATTGTGGAATCCCGATGAGTTCCAGAAATATCTTGAAGAGTCAGCTAAGCAATTTCAAGGTGATTTTGGTGGACTACTTGCATCGGTGATGAATGCAAACAAATGA
- a CDS encoding PASTA domain-containing protein, giving the protein MIFRRFILLIILFFAAFVILVAKLAELQLRHNDYFVAKTIELTEKVEIKKPLRGEIFDRNKILLASSIQLYRVFIDKSMIDDSEYDSVLSYLTLVTKQSNQDYLQKIKSSKSKIVYLEDSLSSEDYLKLRDTFLVKKISCFGFEEYHKRIYPKEGIAAHILGYVRKDSEGVDGVEKAYNEYLKGSEGEVYYRKDASGRNQGRIKNKGFDPKDGYNLQLTIDLEIQNILEEELERGVSESKSRYGIGIIMNPNTGEIIALANKPSFNPSRYFEYSEEIRKNKAITDVYDPGSTFKAVTLATAIELSKVDLDRPIFAENGVYQVPNGKVIRDDHKFSYLTPKEAFVYSSNIMMAKISKLIGEESYYNYVYKFGFGNYTGIDLPGEVRGIVVKPRKNDYNLLWMAHGYSISVTPIQLITMYAAIVNGGNLVRPFVVKKVFDSQGNIIVENNPVILRKVISEETSRIMRQIMEQVVTDGTGKKAKLELISCGGKTGTAKKFIQGIGYSTKDYVSSFVGFFPVENPDYLIFIKLDSPKNGYYGGDVAAPVFKRIGDRIWNAKQNLLKQIPVVTEIKKVSKETKQFPDLTGKSRVSAIEIAKSFGAKIEIVGNGDIVHNQIYDQTKNKITLIFDQNTDYSQSKYKVQVPNLIGLSIREASTKLKSTGIRFTVEGTGYVVDQSVQPGMYIDQNTSLRLRCQRGI; this is encoded by the coding sequence TTGATATTTAGGAGATTTATACTTCTAATAATTCTATTCTTTGCTGCCTTCGTTATTCTGGTTGCAAAACTTGCAGAGTTGCAGCTGCGACACAACGATTATTTTGTAGCTAAGACAATCGAATTAACGGAAAAAGTAGAAATCAAAAAACCACTGCGGGGTGAAATTTTTGATCGAAATAAAATCTTACTTGCTTCCTCTATTCAATTGTACAGAGTTTTTATTGATAAATCTATGATTGATGATTCGGAATATGATTCTGTTCTTAGTTATCTTACTTTGGTAACTAAGCAATCTAATCAAGACTACCTTCAAAAAATTAAGTCTTCAAAATCTAAAATTGTATATCTTGAAGATTCACTCTCATCTGAAGATTACCTAAAACTAAGAGATACTTTTTTAGTTAAAAAAATTTCCTGCTTTGGTTTCGAAGAATATCACAAAAGAATTTATCCAAAGGAGGGAATTGCAGCTCATATTCTTGGTTATGTCAGAAAAGATTCAGAAGGAGTTGATGGAGTTGAGAAAGCATACAATGAATATTTAAAAGGAAGTGAAGGCGAAGTTTATTACAGGAAAGATGCAAGTGGTAGAAATCAGGGCAGAATTAAAAATAAAGGTTTTGATCCAAAAGATGGTTACAATCTTCAACTCACTATTGATCTTGAAATTCAAAATATTTTAGAAGAAGAACTCGAGCGTGGAGTATCAGAATCAAAATCTCGATATGGTATCGGTATAATAATGAATCCAAATACAGGCGAGATAATCGCTCTTGCGAATAAACCTTCATTTAATCCATCTAGGTATTTTGAATATTCAGAAGAAATAAGAAAGAATAAAGCAATTACTGATGTTTATGATCCAGGTTCGACATTTAAGGCCGTTACACTTGCAACTGCGATTGAATTAAGTAAGGTAGATCTTGATAGACCAATCTTTGCAGAAAATGGAGTTTATCAAGTTCCAAATGGGAAAGTAATTCGTGACGATCACAAATTCAGTTACCTAACTCCCAAAGAAGCGTTTGTTTATTCAAGTAATATAATGATGGCTAAAATTTCGAAGTTGATTGGCGAAGAGAGTTATTACAATTATGTTTATAAATTTGGCTTTGGGAATTACACGGGAATTGATTTACCAGGTGAAGTTAGAGGGATTGTTGTCAAACCCAGGAAAAATGATTATAACCTTTTATGGATGGCTCATGGTTATTCAATATCTGTCACACCTATACAACTTATAACAATGTATGCGGCGATTGTGAATGGCGGAAATTTAGTCCGACCTTTTGTTGTGAAAAAAGTTTTTGATTCTCAGGGAAACATCATTGTTGAAAATAATCCAGTGATATTGAGAAAAGTTATTTCAGAAGAAACAAGCAGAATTATGCGTCAAATAATGGAACAGGTAGTGACTGATGGAACAGGTAAGAAAGCAAAACTCGAGTTGATCTCCTGTGGAGGCAAAACAGGGACAGCAAAAAAATTTATTCAAGGGATTGGCTATTCAACTAAGGATTATGTTTCTTCTTTTGTTGGTTTCTTCCCTGTTGAAAATCCCGATTATTTGATTTTTATAAAATTAGATTCACCAAAGAATGGATATTATGGCGGAGATGTTGCAGCTCCTGTTTTCAAAAGAATTGGAGATAGAATCTGGAATGCAAAACAAAATTTATTAAAGCAGATACCGGTTGTGACAGAAATAAAAAAAGTAAGCAAAGAGACAAAACAATTTCCGGATCTAACTGGAAAGTCTAGAGTGTCTGCAATTGAAATTGCAAAATCATTTGGAGCTAAAATAGAAATTGTAGGCAATGGTGATATTGTTCATAACCAGATTTATGATCAGACAAAGAATAAAATCACTCTGATCTTTGACCAGAATACAGATTATTCTCAATCAAAGTATAAAGTTCAGGTGCCGAATCTTATTGGACTATCAATTAGAGAAGCATCTACAAAATTGAAATCCACAGGAATTCGATTTACTGTTGAAGGGACAGGATATGTTGTCGATCAGAGTGTTCAGCCTGGAATGTACATAGATCAAAATACAAGTTTAAGACTAAGATGTCAGAGAGGAATTTAA